The genomic interval acaaaaataacacaaaaccACATACCTCTTTCATCGAGCTCAATAACATATGGCACTTGCTTCAACTCTTTGAAAACAGCTTTTGCCCTTCTACAATATCTGCAAAATACCTaaaattttgtcaaagaaaaCCAACGATGCACAGCCATGATCACTCCATAACAAACAATCGTGAATACATGCAGCTAATTAGCCATTATAATCAATAAAATTTTTAACTATGaattatatgattttttatttttatccaaTTCCATTATTAGTAGTATTGTAATAGGCAGCAGTAGGATCTCAAGTAGAAATAAGAAAATCATAGAGACATGACAATTGAAATATTGCTAAAATgcttaaatatataagaaaagaagaaagaaatacAGCCTAACTGCGCTAACTCTCCCAAAGGAAAAATGCTTCACTCAAATACAAATACTCCATAATCCCCATAAgagtcgtattgtattaaataacaaTGAACATTATGTTTAGATAAAATTTTGTATTGCATTAATTAGTACaactataaaatttaatacataatcAATAATCCGTATTAGCTTATTATGATATTTAAAAAGGGTTCGGGATTCAATATTGGGTGTTTGGGGTCGAGGTTGGGTTTGGGGTCGAGGTTGGGTTTGGGGTCGAGGTTTGGGGCTAGGTTCGAGGATCAACTCCGAGGTTCGGGTCCAGGATCGAGTCCAAATTCCCAGGCCAAAGTCCGGGTCCAACACCAAGTCCGTGTCCAAGGTCGGGGTCCGAATTCGAGGTCGGGATCTAGGGATGAGGTCTAAGTCCAGGCCAGGATTTGTGGCCCGAGGACAAAGCCAAAGTCGAGTTTATGGTATAGATAGTATAATATTACACAACCTATTAATCCAAGTAAATACCAaacatagtattgtattaaataatgcCAATACAATAcacaatccaatccaatactaAACAACACGGTGTACCAAAATTCTCTAACTAACTCCACGATCCAAGACCACTGCTCACTTTTAACAATCTATCCAACACTAAagtgtcgtttggtaacacttttttaatcagttttctgtttttaaaattgaaaaagtgaaaacatttttcaaaaacatgttctataaaattgtttttacttttcaattttttaattgagaatcaaaattttaaaaacaaaaaaaaaattactttcaatatttttttaaacagtttttttttcttaatcaatatcttgAACTTCgatcagacccggacccaaatccccccacGGCCCTGTCGCTGAACCCGACCTCTGACTTGAACTCAAATCCTACCCCAGACCTACACccgacgtaaataaaatcaaaaaatgaaactgaaaattaattttacagaacacacttttgttttctgattttaaaattaaaatacaaaagtaGTTACCgaacgcatttttatttttcaaaagtaaatttttaaaaataaaaattttacttttattttgtgattaaaaaattagaaaacaaaagtgttaccaaacggcacctaaattaatcaaaataaaaaacaatctaCCCAAATTAACCCTAGTGTTGGTGGAAAATCCAGAGTCTTTTACATTGAAAAGCCATTTTGTGTGAGCAAGCATTTCGTATAATGACTTGCTCACACAGAATCCACCATGAAAATTATGTTTATCACAATTCCCTTTTACCATTACGGTccatattatgaaaattataagAATTTTCATATCTCCAACTGGATGTCCACACCACACGCAttacaaaaatgaaaaacaGTAAGTACACACACAAATATTAAAGCTTTTACATTCATCACCGCCCAAAAGAGAGATATGGTTTCAATATGGAAAATATGTGAAGcaggtaaaatatatataaatgtatatataaatatcaaattaCAGCTAAAAAAAGGTCTGTAGACTGTATCATCattctttgattttgtgtttttggtttttcattgttttaattcCGACAAGCTGAGTGACCCATAAAACTTgaggaatttaaaattaaaaaaaaaaaaaagtgtcttttgttttttttaataagatcATTGAGTTTTTGTGTAACGCATAAAACAAAATCAGCTGAAgttctcaaaaagaaaaaatcgaTAATAACGAACATTAAGGAGACAAGAAGGATGAACAAGTAAAAGAtcgagacagagagagagagagagtacggGCAATAGGACTTAGAGAAGATGACAATGTTGTGGGAAGAAACAGTCTTCCTGATGAATGCTTTCTCTGATGCAGCAGAGCAGAGAGAGGCAGCCATTAAAGTGAATGCAACTGCCGAAAGGGAAAAGATGCTTCTTCTCGTCGCCATCCCTGCTATGTTCTTAGTTCCCTAATCGAAATCGCCGTTTCAGATCTAGCCGCTCCCCAGTATAACTTCCtttgttgtttattttttatgttttaataaaGGGGGCTTATGTAGCTCCTCACTTGCATTTGAGGTGTGGCACACCTCACATAAGACAAAGAATATTTTACTGAAGCAAACAGTAAATTTTGTTGCTTTAACTTAGAAACACCGGTTTTGTGACCGGATAAGTAcatttatacattttataaagtgtatgatttttatattttggtgccgtttggtaatacttttttaatcagttttctgtttttaaaattagaaaagtaaaaatatttttcaaaaacatgttcaataaaactgtttttacttttcaattttttaattgaaaatcaaaattttaaaaacaaaaagtcacttttattattttttttaaacaatttttttaatcaatgttTTAAACTccgactcagacccaaactcggccctagcctttttgtttttcaaaaataaaattttaaaaacaaaaattctacttcatttttgtgattaaaaaattagaaaacataattgttaccaaacggcaccaaaATATAAAAATCATACACTTTATAAAGTGTACTTATCCGGTCACAAAACCGGTGTTTCTAAGTTAAAGCAACAAAATTTACTGTTTGCTTCagtaaaatattctatttacatcccaaaaatttctaaagacacctcattttaataatttctaaagaCACCCtattttaatcatttttattttatttaatatatttaattatactaagtttttataacttttttctttcaattcatattcttagaaaatatacctatcaaataaaattaaattatattttaaatattatggcaaaaaaattaaaataaaaaattatatgaacttttcttagaaaaaaataaaaaaatatatacatgagttagaaaaaaatatgaaaatgaaatcaaaataagtattgaaattagcgtaaaataatgtgaagaaaaagttttaaaaaaaatattaagagtactttttaaaaattatttaagtttatattttttttaatcatgggGTGTATTTATAAGTTTATGAGGTGCAAATAGAACTCCCCTTATTGGATGTATCTATGAGTAacaaaaatgtattttatttgaagcatgttcttttttttaatgaaaatctTGTACTTTGAAACTTTTATGAGTTAAAGCATATTACCTATTATCCCATTCTAAATGTTTTGTGAGATTATCAACActcattatatataattatttttagtacaaatattaatttttttcaaatataattttagatttaattaaaaagaatagcAAAAATAATATAGAGTAAATGAGAATTTCAGCTACTTAATACCAGTACCACactaaattaataatagttgttaccgggtctcttctctttctctccctTCTGCTTGTCTCTCCCTCATATTTTGTTGTTCCGTTCCTCACGCTTgtctcttctctttctctccctTCTGCTTCTTCTTCCAGAGCTTTCTACCTTTCAATTATTGTCTTCCATTGGTTTAAGTATCATTACACCTAAGACAGATCCAGGACGGAGAAGACCAGATCTACCAACACCCACCCATCTCAACCGGACTCTTCGATGAGATGCACGAGGAAGGTTTTCGCTCGTCGCGAATGGGGTCGGCATCGCCGTTACTGAAGTTGGCAAAGCATTTGTCGAGGATGTTGCCGATTTCGTTGTTGCTCTGTTTATTTGATGTTCTAATCTCAGAGGAATAGTGTTTGGTTTGATtttaatctgattatattatttcTGCCGTTTTACTGATTTTCATTTTCCTTATTACTTTGTTTTATGTTGTTGATTTATGCATTTTGATATTTTAATCTGTTCATAATATGAAGACCAAGAAAATTAGTATTGGAAAATACCATAAATAAAGAATGTGGTGACATTTCAGTAGTGGGCCAGGAAGAATAATATCTTAGATCCTCTTTTGGATTGGACTGAAAACTCGATTTTGAGGTTTGTTTAATAttgattttgttctatttttgcgccattatttatggctttggcgtcttacaaggctttagcacctattatatggttgggcccctaattatttagggtagtttATTAAATTTTCACATTTTCCGGTATTGaatgtataagaaaatttttacacaataatattttaaagttaataagttATGCACTATACAGATTTTATTAGTCAGAATGAAAGGATTATTTTGGTTAAAGTAtgatttaaagaatattttaaactaaaattagGTTTCAGAGGGTTTACTTTAAACGCTAATTCCTATTAGCTATGTTTTggtttatatttctttaagaATATTCAgcataaaaggaaagtgtttagaattttagtattcagattctaatattataactaattaaGTAAATTGAAGAATAAGAATCTTGAGGATCTTGTAATAAAGGGAGGTGGGAACACTAATGGTCTAACAAGAATATATTGATTCAGATATATTTGGGAAGTTAAATTATTATGGAATTTTGGTTTGTTCTTAATATTATGGGAATGTACCAGAATTATTATATTAGTTGTATTTTTAAAGAATTTATGGATGAGTGGTAATAGCTTTTTTGATGGAAGAAATGGAAGTACAAATTTGATGGATGAGCTGCGCCATTGTTTATGGCTTTGGTGCTTTTTAAGGTTTTTGCGCCTGATTTATTCAtggcccctaattatttagggtaatttGGTTATAATTACAAGATATCATGAATcgtgaaaatattataaaatttaatagctaagaattatggtatataattatgagattattgccttattagtttattatagataacataatattaattttgggtatataaattataaatatgagtttattatagataacataataatagatatgattttgtcccgttattgtactttcacggattgtaatctgTGATGTACGACAAccgtcagatgagggagttatttgatctgacggctaagattgatctaggggtaattagggttaaaaagtagaaacataccctgacactcatttaatgtaccatgaaacccatctaatgtaccacggaatacattctgtgaaagtacatcaccggacaaaatcatatcccataaattataaatgtaggattttataattaattggaGGTAGGGACATTAATTGTGAATTgagaatattttgttttattttattttttttatttttgggaagaTATTGAAATAATGGAAGTAAATGTTAATAaagtattgagattattgccttattagttgtataggaagatactaatatgaatggtttttataataatttgaatggtataataattaggaggacatctatttaaataataaataaggaagcattatgtcataataccgaattggattaattaatattaacttaatattattaattaaatgtatgattAAGTGGTATTAGGAAAAAAGTACTTTTGAATGTGAAGAGTGCAATCTTAAGTTTTAAGGATATTAATACGATTTTGGTTAAATTTAGGTTAAATAAAGATTATACATACCATGTAAacgctataaataaaataataaactatttgaCTTATTAAAGATTTTTACATGTTTTAGTCtaaaaataagtaatattttaagagataaatagtatataatattttgaatatttaaggaataatgggtattaaaaggaaaattttatatatgtctTATTTTAAAAGGGTAAAGGTAAGGAATTGGGATCCTATGAAGGTTAtgaagtagaatgctataatttagttgttactagccaaagAAAATAGCCAAAGGGTACCCTTTGGCTGGTTCTAGTTTTTTTATAGGGAGATCTAGTTGCTTAGTCTTGGTGGTTGGTTGATTCTCTTCAATTTGattagttttctaattaaagttttattttgtttttcaatattttttttaggaggAACTTCAGTATTTTAATGAGTTTGGAGCATCGTTTGAAGATATtgtagctttattgtctaaatttccgagGGCAGTTTTGTCCTATGGGGCTCGCTCTAAGACTTTAGCGGCCCATgattggcaaagcatgctctgcggttagacgatgaacTATCCTGGTTGgaggaggttccagcgccggtggcggacgtgggcgtcgtaaattcatgagtgattttaatcactttgttaaaaaaaaaaaatagagtaaatGAAGTTGTTAGCTTCAATATAATAATGAACTTTTTGAACAATAGTTTATTAAGTTATTTAGGTTTTAACAGTTATATTAGTCTATTTTATTAAGAccaaaataatattgttatgaatattttaatttttcactctttgtttttaacatattttaagtaatttgtaatattttttttagtatattgtaGCAAATTCTAATAATAAATGATTGTATATAATTCatgaaattagttttttttaagaaaaaaagtattatcatttatgttatactatttttttttaacaaataatataattcattaaaatgtgacaaatatatattattatgagaataatatatattatagtattttgtgaataaattatataatttagggCTTAAAATAGGTCAAGTTTTTAGGTTTTGGGTTCCCACCCAATCCCAATGGATTTAACATTT from Cannabis sativa cultivar Pink pepper isolate KNU-18-1 chromosome 4, ASM2916894v1, whole genome shotgun sequence carries:
- the LOC115714256 gene encoding glutaredoxin-C4 isoform X1, producing the protein MATRRSIFSLSAVAFTLMAASLCSAASEKAFIRKTVSSHNIVIFSKSYCPYCRRAKAVFKELKQVPYVIELDERDDGGNIQDALGEIVGRRTVPQVFINGKHIGGSDDTVEAYENGQLAKLLEYNQDLSPNVLLLQV
- the LOC115714256 gene encoding glutaredoxin-C4 isoform X2 gives rise to the protein MATRRSIFSLSAVAFTLMAASLCSAASEKAFIRKTVSSHNIVIFSKSYCPYCRRAKAVFKELKQVPYVIELDERDDGGNIQDALGEIVGRRTVPQVFINGKHIGGSDDTVEAYENGQLAKLLGIAATHKDDL
- the LOC115714256 gene encoding glutaredoxin-C4 isoform X3 translates to MATRRSIFSLSAVAFTLMAASLCSAASEKAFIRKTVSSHNIVIFSKSYCPYCRRAKAVFKELKQVPYVIELDERDDGGNIQDALGEIVGRRTVPQVFINGKHIGGSDDTVEAYENGQLAKLLGIF